A genomic stretch from Deltaproteobacteria bacterium includes:
- a CDS encoding XRE family transcriptional regulator, whose translation MNSEKLGARIRKYREMNGMNLEDLAERTGLDLEFVRALEDENVYPSLGPLLKVARALGVRLGTFLDDAVSTDPLVTRLEDREEELSMLTGANKSVGLRFHSLGKGKSDRRMEPFFIQILPTDGDKVLSSHEGEEFIVVHKGQVELVYGRERHVLKVGDSMYYNSIVPHHVGTAGSEPAEIYAVLYFPE comes from the coding sequence ATGAATAGTGAAAAACTGGGAGCGCGCATCCGGAAGTACCGGGAGATGAACGGCATGAACCTCGAGGATCTGGCCGAGAGGACAGGACTCGATCTCGAATTTGTCCGGGCACTCGAGGATGAAAATGTTTATCCGTCTCTGGGGCCGCTTCTCAAGGTTGCCCGAGCATTGGGCGTCCGCCTGGGGACGTTTCTGGACGATGCGGTGAGCACGGACCCCTTGGTGACCAGGCTGGAGGACCGTGAGGAAGAATTGAGCATGCTCACGGGCGCGAACAAGTCCGTTGGACTCCGTTTTCACTCCCTGGGCAAGGGCAAGAGTGATCGACGGATGGAACCGTTTTTCATCCAGATCCTGCCTACAGATGGTGACAAGGTTCTGTCTTCCCACGAGGGCGAGGAGTTCATCGTCGTCCACAAAGGACAGGTGGAGCTCGTGTACGGCCGGGAGCGTCATGTGCTCAAGGTGGGAGACAGCATGTACTACAACTCCATCGTTCCTCATCACGTTGGGACCGCTGGATCGGAACCGGCGGAAATCTATGCTGTTCTCTACTTTCCCGAGTAG
- a CDS encoding twin-arginine translocase TatA/TatE family subunit, producing MFGIGIPELIIILVIVLIIFGANKLPEIGSGMGRAIKNFKKATSEPEEIDVTSSEDKEKTASKSKE from the coding sequence ATGTTCGGCATAGGCATACCTGAACTTATCATCATTCTGGTTATTGTTCTGATCATTTTCGGGGCCAACAAGCTGCCAGAAATCGGATCGGGCATGGGGCGAGCCATCAAAAATTTCAAAAAGGCCACGTCCGAGCCCGAGGAAATCGATGTCACATCCTCCGAGGACAAGGAAAAGACAGCCTCGAAATCCAAAGAGTAA
- a CDS encoding tetratricopeptide repeat protein, with protein MRRMRAVMTAFWVGMSVLWLCPPGATAQDVNDLLFSGSDLHYQGKLTEAARDFSKAVSMDPKNEFARNQLGLILAKEEKFEQAFEQFSAVAKMSPDNTFARTWLGVLYLRQNAVDKAFQEFREILRLDPNNANAYYFIGVIYAVEHNFKQAVEYLRKAQKVGSDDPETHIRLAQAFAGLGMSYNAQLEYERALDLAPKSTKALNGLGWIFFNRGEAGKAIEIWQEALKISPKDPDARFNLAKVFNDQAYAAWQAKDMAKAKQLWQKTLQNEPDNKAAKYYLQKIK; from the coding sequence ATGCGCAGAATGCGTGCCGTCATGACGGCGTTCTGGGTGGGCATGTCGGTTCTTTGGCTCTGTCCTCCGGGCGCTACGGCCCAGGACGTGAACGATCTTTTGTTTAGCGGCTCGGATCTTCACTATCAGGGCAAGCTGACCGAGGCGGCCCGGGATTTTTCCAAGGCCGTCTCCATGGACCCTAAGAATGAGTTTGCCCGCAATCAGTTGGGTCTGATTCTGGCCAAGGAGGAAAAGTTCGAACAGGCCTTCGAGCAGTTTTCAGCCGTGGCAAAGATGTCGCCGGACAATACCTTCGCCCGGACCTGGCTTGGAGTCCTCTACCTCAGACAGAACGCTGTGGATAAGGCATTTCAGGAGTTCAGGGAGATTTTGAGACTCGACCCGAACAACGCCAACGCCTACTACTTCATCGGGGTCATTTATGCCGTGGAGCACAACTTCAAGCAGGCCGTGGAGTACCTTCGAAAGGCCCAGAAGGTCGGCTCCGACGACCCCGAGACCCACATCAGACTGGCTCAGGCCTTTGCCGGGCTGGGCATGAGTTACAACGCCCAGCTAGAGTACGAGCGGGCCCTGGACCTCGCTCCCAAGTCGACTAAGGCCTTGAACGGCCTTGGGTGGATATTCTTCAACCGTGGAGAGGCGGGCAAGGCCATTGAAATCTGGCAGGAGGCCCTGAAGATCAGCCCTAAGGACCCCGATGCGCGGTTCAACCTGGCCAAAGTGTTCAACGATCAGGCCTACGCGGCATGGCAGGCCAAGGATATGGCCAAGGCCAAGCAATTGTGGCAAAAGACGTTGCAGAACGAGCCCGACAACAAAGCAGCCAAATACTACTTGCAGAAAATCAAGTAG
- a CDS encoding tetratricopeptide repeat protein, with the protein MREKRCTRRTFLAASALGMVATAVPGLVWAEAGAFDLALEGQDLLTKGEYVKAVEVLTRAAQADAESDWIWGLLGRAQFQLGDMRQSLSSFRRVLQIVPDDTYSRMMVDIISQKPLPPEKKEEKPLSPLEVKAQDEEAQVFATMEAKDGLGYRIQRIVLDAGHGGFDSGAVGLAKLQEKNVTLDLVKRTAAILEKGSNPPKIFLTRTDDYYVPLSARTTVANQYNADLFVSFHINANENRQPSGMDTFFCAEKASSEEAAKVAAFENSVLKYDKEDLVQKGYVNIEEILFMFERRRYWEAGGSVAGTMMKAMAEGIPMRKRGVHSANFYVLRRARMPSILLETGFISNPEEEAKLATPDFRQTVAQGIAQGLSELIRKGV; encoded by the coding sequence ATGAGAGAGAAACGCTGTACCCGACGGACATTTCTGGCGGCTTCAGCCTTGGGGATGGTGGCCACGGCCGTTCCGGGCCTAGTCTGGGCCGAGGCTGGGGCCTTCGATCTGGCATTGGAGGGCCAGGACCTGCTGACCAAAGGCGAGTACGTCAAGGCTGTGGAGGTTCTGACCAGGGCGGCCCAGGCCGATGCCGAGAGCGATTGGATCTGGGGACTGCTCGGTCGGGCCCAGTTTCAACTGGGTGACATGCGTCAGAGCCTGAGCAGTTTCCGTCGCGTGCTTCAGATCGTCCCGGATGATACATATTCGCGGATGATGGTCGACATCATCAGCCAGAAGCCCCTGCCCCCGGAGAAGAAGGAGGAGAAACCCCTTTCACCTTTGGAGGTCAAGGCCCAGGACGAGGAGGCTCAGGTTTTTGCCACCATGGAGGCCAAGGACGGTCTGGGATACCGGATCCAGAGAATTGTCCTGGACGCCGGACATGGAGGGTTTGATTCCGGGGCCGTGGGCCTGGCCAAGCTCCAGGAAAAGAACGTCACTCTGGACTTGGTTAAACGGACCGCAGCCATTCTTGAAAAGGGATCCAATCCGCCCAAGATCTTCCTGACCCGGACCGACGACTATTATGTTCCCCTGAGCGCCAGGACCACGGTGGCCAATCAGTACAACGCCGATCTGTTTGTTTCCTTCCACATCAACGCCAACGAGAACCGTCAGCCTTCAGGCATGGACACCTTCTTCTGCGCGGAAAAGGCCTCTAGCGAGGAAGCTGCCAAAGTGGCTGCCTTCGAGAATTCGGTTCTCAAGTACGACAAGGAGGATCTTGTTCAGAAGGGCTACGTGAACATCGAGGAGATATTGTTCATGTTCGAGCGCCGTCGTTATTGGGAAGCCGGGGGCAGCGTGGCCGGAACGATGATGAAGGCCATGGCCGAAGGAATTCCGATGCGCAAGCGGGGGGTGCACTCGGCCAATTTCTATGTTCTTCGGCGGGCCCGGATGCCGTCCATCCTCCTGGAGACGGGATTCATCTCCAATCCCGAGGAAGAGGCCAAGCTGGCCACGCCGGATTTTCGGCAGACCGTGGCTCAGGGTATCGCCCAGGGGCTTTCGGAACTCATCCGGAAGGGGGTGTGA
- a CDS encoding SpoIID/LytB domain-containing protein — protein MKRFVTTLSILFLCLPSVAWSMTVQFDPAPLKAAAARYLDEGRFLECVETYRQVFEYSARPEDRAFGLVRMGDVVALFLDQKEKALEIYSEAVALFPEAKALDNAYFNSGMAAYELGRLSEAERGFEAYLRFFPDGHRAFTAEYMIERVREEVRQADPGPAVVKKPEEVLQPLLEPRPEPQPTAGPEPNIRVALDSGSSVRLTLEGPASVRFGAQGQEWAAGEYVFTLKNGRIQSGGRDLGRECAVAPRVCCFSVKGKRYAGEAVVLVDDGKVLLINRLGMETYLLGVVPKEMSPSWELEALKSQAVAARSYALYLAAKSADKPYDVAATTASQVYGGAGVANDRTKQAVSSTRGEILSFSGNPVLSYFHAHSGGMLEDSSLVWTASMPYYQVREDSISQTFKPMDWDARISKGEVAKALRTNGFKVSSISKIFPEEVSPSGRWVKVKVMTDGGPLSVRSNSLRIWLGATKVKSTLCDVRESGDSFVLSGRGYGHGVGMSQWGAQGMAKAGGDYRKVLHHYYPGTSIARAY, from the coding sequence ATGAAGCGTTTTGTCACGACACTTTCGATCTTGTTCCTCTGTCTGCCGAGTGTGGCCTGGTCCATGACCGTGCAGTTCGATCCCGCCCCCCTCAAGGCGGCTGCTGCCCGGTATCTGGACGAGGGCCGGTTCCTGGAATGCGTGGAGACCTACAGGCAGGTCTTCGAGTACTCCGCCCGGCCTGAGGACCGAGCCTTCGGCCTGGTCCGCATGGGAGACGTGGTGGCCTTGTTTCTCGACCAGAAAGAAAAAGCCCTTGAGATCTATTCCGAAGCCGTGGCTCTTTTCCCTGAAGCCAAGGCTCTGGACAACGCCTATTTCAATTCGGGCATGGCCGCCTATGAATTGGGTCGACTGTCCGAGGCCGAGAGAGGATTCGAGGCCTACCTTCGATTTTTTCCCGACGGGCATCGGGCCTTCACAGCCGAGTACATGATCGAGCGAGTGCGGGAGGAGGTCCGACAGGCCGATCCAGGGCCGGCAGTGGTCAAGAAACCCGAAGAGGTTCTACAGCCCCTGCTGGAGCCAAGACCCGAACCGCAGCCAACGGCCGGACCTGAACCAAATATCCGGGTGGCCCTGGACAGCGGATCATCGGTCCGGCTGACCTTGGAGGGCCCGGCCAGCGTCAGGTTCGGGGCTCAGGGCCAGGAGTGGGCAGCTGGAGAGTATGTGTTCACCCTCAAGAATGGGCGAATCCAGAGTGGAGGCAGGGACCTCGGCCGGGAATGCGCCGTGGCCCCCAGGGTCTGCTGTTTTTCAGTCAAGGGCAAGCGCTACGCAGGAGAGGCTGTTGTCCTCGTGGACGACGGCAAGGTTTTGCTGATCAATCGGCTGGGCATGGAGACGTATCTTCTGGGCGTCGTACCCAAGGAGATGTCCCCGTCCTGGGAGCTGGAGGCCTTGAAGTCCCAGGCCGTGGCCGCCCGGTCCTACGCCCTGTATCTGGCCGCCAAGTCGGCTGACAAGCCCTACGACGTGGCTGCGACCACGGCCTCCCAGGTGTACGGTGGGGCCGGAGTGGCCAATGATCGGACCAAACAGGCCGTGTCTTCGACTCGGGGAGAGATCCTATCCTTTTCCGGAAATCCGGTTTTGTCCTATTTTCACGCCCACAGTGGCGGGATGCTGGAAGACTCTTCCCTGGTCTGGACGGCATCCATGCCTTATTACCAAGTCCGAGAGGACTCCATTTCCCAGACCTTCAAGCCCATGGACTGGGATGCCAGAATTTCCAAGGGCGAGGTGGCCAAGGCTCTGAGGACCAACGGGTTCAAAGTCTCTTCCATTTCTAAGATCTTCCCCGAGGAGGTTTCCCCCTCCGGGCGATGGGTCAAAGTCAAGGTTATGACCGACGGCGGCCCCTTGAGCGTCAGATCCAACAGCCTGCGCATCTGGCTGGGAGCGACCAAGGTCAAGAGCACCTTGTGTGACGTCCGGGAGTCCGGTGATTCCTTTGTCCTCTCCGGCCGTGGCTACGGTCATGGAGTGGGCATGAGCCAATGGGGAGCTCAGGGCATGGCCAAGGCAGGGGGCGATTATCGAAAGGTTTTGCATCATTATTACCCCGGAACTTCAATCGCCAGGGCCTATTAG
- the miaA gene encoding tRNA (adenosine(37)-N6)-dimethylallyltransferase MiaA, whose protein sequence is MIKRAVVCILGATGTGKTAAALALAREFRGQVINFDSRQIYRGLAVVTAQPTSAEQSVCPHHLYGFLDPDRPMMAAAFAELVHERIADIHDHDDVPILVGGTGLYLRAILEGLADIPEIDPEIRARVLDECCFHGPQALHARLTEIDPVYAARIHPNDTQRNCRALEVFESTGRALSDWHSETTDGSRYRHLKIGIEVGLDELTPHLERRIKAMIRAGALEEVRAALATCSDPKAPGFSGIGCPEILAFLDGRMSWDETGKAWLKNTRAYAKRQMTWFRKERGVHWVRPGREKESAGMVRAFLGLS, encoded by the coding sequence ATGATCAAGCGTGCTGTGGTCTGCATTCTCGGCGCCACGGGCACGGGCAAGACGGCCGCGGCCCTGGCATTGGCCAGGGAGTTCCGAGGTCAGGTGATCAATTTCGACTCACGCCAGATTTATCGTGGCCTGGCGGTGGTCACTGCCCAGCCGACTTCCGCAGAGCAGTCAGTCTGCCCTCATCATCTGTACGGGTTTCTCGACCCGGATCGTCCGATGATGGCAGCGGCCTTTGCCGAGCTGGTCCATGAGAGGATAGCGGACATTCACGACCATGACGATGTGCCGATTCTCGTGGGAGGGACGGGCCTGTATCTCCGGGCCATCCTCGAAGGCCTGGCCGACATCCCGGAAATTGATCCTGAGATTCGGGCCCGGGTCCTTGACGAGTGTTGTTTTCATGGGCCCCAGGCTCTGCACGCCCGATTGACGGAGATCGATCCGGTCTACGCGGCCAGAATCCATCCCAACGACACCCAGCGGAACTGTCGGGCCCTGGAGGTCTTCGAGTCCACGGGCCGGGCCTTGAGCGACTGGCATAGTGAAACAACTGACGGGTCCCGGTATCGGCATTTGAAGATCGGGATCGAGGTCGGCTTGGACGAACTTACTCCTCATCTGGAGAGACGGATCAAGGCCATGATCCGGGCTGGGGCACTGGAGGAAGTCCGGGCGGCCCTTGCGACGTGTTCGGACCCAAAGGCCCCGGGGTTCAGCGGCATCGGTTGCCCGGAAATTCTGGCCTTTCTGGATGGGCGCATGTCTTGGGATGAAACCGGAAAAGCGTGGCTTAAAAACACCAGAGCCTACGCCAAACGTCAGATGACCTGGTTTCGCAAAGAGCGGGGCGTGCACTGGGTTCGCCCGGGGCGGGAGAAAGAGTCGGCAGGGATGGTCAGAGCCTTCCTCGGCTTGTCCTGA
- a CDS encoding 4Fe-4S dicluster domain-containing protein produces the protein MSVSRRNFFKYIGVAGLGAMLPGAAKAAEAGEELVTLLDLSKCVACGACVDACRDANQNKYPEPIKPYPVMHPQDRVPVADWSDKRNVDDRLTPYNWLFIQTATGTWQGRDFEINIPRRCLHCQNPPCANLCPWGAASKQVNGIVRINDKICLGGSKCKSVCPWHIPERQTGVGLYLNLLPSLAGNGVMYKCDRCWNRIAEGKIPACIEACPFEVQTIGPRSEIVTAAHDLAVATNGFIYGEHENGGTNTLYVSPIPFDVLNEAIETGPGRPHLGPAPDPFAFEDKLALAVYAAPVAGLAAGLLHVARSMNQDEKEEKHEGK, from the coding sequence ATGAGCGTTTCGCGAAGAAATTTCTTTAAATATATTGGAGTGGCAGGTCTTGGGGCCATGCTGCCGGGGGCTGCCAAAGCGGCCGAGGCCGGGGAAGAACTGGTCACCCTGCTCGACCTCTCCAAATGCGTGGCCTGCGGGGCCTGCGTAGATGCATGCCGGGATGCTAACCAAAATAAGTACCCCGAACCGATCAAACCCTATCCGGTCATGCATCCCCAAGATCGCGTGCCGGTGGCGGACTGGTCTGACAAGCGGAACGTCGATGACCGTCTGACCCCGTACAACTGGCTCTTCATTCAGACCGCCACCGGCACCTGGCAGGGTCGTGACTTTGAGATCAACATCCCCCGCCGTTGCCTGCACTGCCAGAACCCACCCTGCGCCAATCTCTGTCCATGGGGCGCAGCTTCCAAGCAGGTCAACGGCATCGTCCGCATCAATGACAAAATCTGCCTCGGCGGCTCCAAGTGCAAATCTGTGTGCCCCTGGCACATCCCCGAACGCCAGACCGGCGTCGGACTGTACCTGAACCTTCTGCCCTCTTTGGCCGGCAACGGGGTCATGTATAAATGCGACCGGTGCTGGAACCGCATAGCCGAAGGAAAGATTCCGGCCTGTATTGAGGCCTGCCCCTTCGAGGTTCAGACCATCGGCCCCCGGAGTGAGATCGTGACCGCAGCCCACGACTTGGCGGTCGCCACGAATGGCTTCATTTACGGTGAACATGAGAACGGAGGGACCAACACCCTCTATGTCTCACCGATACCCTTCGACGTCTTGAACGAGGCCATCGAAACCGGTCCCGGCCGACCCCATTTGGGTCCGGCCCCGGACCCATTCGCCTTCGAGGACAAGCTCGCCCTGGCCGTATATGCAGCTCCAGTGGCCGGACTGGCTGCGGGTCTGCTCCACGTGGCCCGGTCCATGAATCAGGACGAAAAGGAGGAAAAACATGAGGGGAAATGA